In Tribolium castaneum strain GA2 chromosome 4, icTriCast1.1, whole genome shotgun sequence, one DNA window encodes the following:
- the Tango10 gene encoding BTB/POZ domain-containing protein 17 isoform X1: MERKSDLGEPSLKNRRKCSPQMPENSCQIMVVDNSQTVLNILRNLYVERQMCDVALRVGNREHYAHRLILCAFSDVFQAMLMKPEWCEWHESKVELQELLPECEKVFHLFLEYFYTGKILITHTNVMPILALADKYIVKGLSRLCVDYMCKHVPHAASHNQLFLWLQYSIPCGHNEVGEKCQNYIKWNLESIANTPDFSNIDAEMLIQLLQENDVIVYNEMVLYNCVVRWLDLQKIKLHSSEMSANEVENYMRELVKNIMIYIRFPMMTPRELADLLLSPLIKQYKEFFVDRMAIGMIYHSGQLEQIEKISQTQEGRLLFSPRLYTSDTYSAVLLIENFNSLPSYHTSTFVFSSHMSAADCESDKINDWVVDLYPKGVWFKKCYLIVWQGTLEVPEEIISTVRLSLTCRELLQAKIKVKVAVLIYGIQGGVEHVMEVREKIHHFTNDDKVMNIDNLIPFCELNPCASTNSHDSPYLIGPNRNQLKLNIVITSLT; encoded by the exons ATGGAGCGCAAGAGTGACTTGGGGGAGCCCTCGTTGAAAAACAGGCGCAAATGCTCCCCCCAAATGCCCGAAAATTCGTGCCAGATTATGGTG GTTGACAACTCGCAGActgttttaaacattttacgcAACTTGTACGTGGAGAGGCAGATGTGCGACGTGGCTCTGCGGGTCGGCAACCGCGAGCACTATGCCCACCGTCTCATCCTGTGCGCTTTCAGCGACGTTTTCCAG GCAATGCTTATGAAGCCTGAGTGGTGCGAATGGCATGAGAGTAAGGTCGAGCTCCAGGAATTGCTCCCCGAGTGCGAAAAAGTGTTCCATTTATTCTTAGAGTATTTTTATACCGGGAAAATTCTAATTACACATACTAACGTAATGCCAATCTTAGCGCTAGCTGATAAGTATATTGTGAAGGGATTGTCGCGACTTTGCGTGGATTACATGTGCAAACACGTCCCACATGCCGCCTCACACAACCAGCTGTTCCTCTGGCTGCAGTATTCCATTCCGTGCGGTCACAACGAAGTCGGGGAAAAATGCCAAAACTACATCAAATGGAACCTAGAATCCATCGCAAATACTCCCGATTTCAGCAACATTGACGCGGAAATGCTCATACAGCTGTTGCAAGAGAACGACGTCATTGTCTACAATGAAATGGTTCTTTACAACTGCGTGGTGCGATGGTTGgacttgcaaaaaattaagttacaCAGCTCCGAAATGAGCGCTAACGAAGTGGAGAATTACATGCGAGAGCTGGTGAAAAACATAATGATCTATATAAGATTCCCGATGATGACGCCGCGAGAGCTCGCCGATTTGTTGCTATCGCCtttgataaaacaatacaAGGAGTTTTTCGTCGATAGAATGGCCATTGGCATGATTTACCACTCGGGGCAGTTGGAGCAAATCGAAAAAATCAGCCAAACGCAAGAGGGGAGGCTGCTCTTCAGCCCCCGGCTGTACACTTCAGACACGTACAGTGCGGTTCTATTAATCGAGAACTTCAACAGTTTGCCCAGTTATCACACgagcacttttgttttttcgtCGCATATGTCGGCGGCAGATTGCGAGTCGGATAAAATCAATGATTGGGTCGTGGATTTGTATCCCAAAGgagtttggtttaaaaaatgctACTTGATTGTATGGCAGGGCACGCTGGAGGTGCCTGAAGAGATCATTTCAACAGTGAGATTATCGCTAACTTGTCGCGAACTTTTACAAGCGAAAATTAAAGTCAAAGTTGCCGTATTAATTTACGGCATTCAAGGAGGCGTGGAGCATGTTATGGAAGTCAGAGAAAAAATCCACCATTTCACTAATGACGACAAAGTTATGAATATTGATAATTTAATTCCGTTTTGTGAACTCAATCCGTGCGCTTCAACCAATAGTCATGACAGTCCCTACTTGATTGGACCTAATAGAAATCAGCTCAAACTTAATATAGTTATTACTTCATTAACTTGA
- the Tango10 gene encoding BTB/POZ domain-containing protein 17 isoform X2 encodes MERKSDLGEPSLKNRRKCSPQMPENSCQIMVDNSQTVLNILRNLYVERQMCDVALRVGNREHYAHRLILCAFSDVFQAMLMKPEWCEWHESKVELQELLPECEKVFHLFLEYFYTGKILITHTNVMPILALADKYIVKGLSRLCVDYMCKHVPHAASHNQLFLWLQYSIPCGHNEVGEKCQNYIKWNLESIANTPDFSNIDAEMLIQLLQENDVIVYNEMVLYNCVVRWLDLQKIKLHSSEMSANEVENYMRELVKNIMIYIRFPMMTPRELADLLLSPLIKQYKEFFVDRMAIGMIYHSGQLEQIEKISQTQEGRLLFSPRLYTSDTYSAVLLIENFNSLPSYHTSTFVFSSHMSAADCESDKINDWVVDLYPKGVWFKKCYLIVWQGTLEVPEEIISTVRLSLTCRELLQAKIKVKVAVLIYGIQGGVEHVMEVREKIHHFTNDDKVMNIDNLIPFCELNPCASTNSHDSPYLIGPNRNQLKLNIVITSLT; translated from the exons ATGGAGCGCAAGAGTGACTTGGGGGAGCCCTCGTTGAAAAACAGGCGCAAATGCTCCCCCCAAATGCCCGAAAATTCGTGCCAGATTATG GTTGACAACTCGCAGActgttttaaacattttacgcAACTTGTACGTGGAGAGGCAGATGTGCGACGTGGCTCTGCGGGTCGGCAACCGCGAGCACTATGCCCACCGTCTCATCCTGTGCGCTTTCAGCGACGTTTTCCAG GCAATGCTTATGAAGCCTGAGTGGTGCGAATGGCATGAGAGTAAGGTCGAGCTCCAGGAATTGCTCCCCGAGTGCGAAAAAGTGTTCCATTTATTCTTAGAGTATTTTTATACCGGGAAAATTCTAATTACACATACTAACGTAATGCCAATCTTAGCGCTAGCTGATAAGTATATTGTGAAGGGATTGTCGCGACTTTGCGTGGATTACATGTGCAAACACGTCCCACATGCCGCCTCACACAACCAGCTGTTCCTCTGGCTGCAGTATTCCATTCCGTGCGGTCACAACGAAGTCGGGGAAAAATGCCAAAACTACATCAAATGGAACCTAGAATCCATCGCAAATACTCCCGATTTCAGCAACATTGACGCGGAAATGCTCATACAGCTGTTGCAAGAGAACGACGTCATTGTCTACAATGAAATGGTTCTTTACAACTGCGTGGTGCGATGGTTGgacttgcaaaaaattaagttacaCAGCTCCGAAATGAGCGCTAACGAAGTGGAGAATTACATGCGAGAGCTGGTGAAAAACATAATGATCTATATAAGATTCCCGATGATGACGCCGCGAGAGCTCGCCGATTTGTTGCTATCGCCtttgataaaacaatacaAGGAGTTTTTCGTCGATAGAATGGCCATTGGCATGATTTACCACTCGGGGCAGTTGGAGCAAATCGAAAAAATCAGCCAAACGCAAGAGGGGAGGCTGCTCTTCAGCCCCCGGCTGTACACTTCAGACACGTACAGTGCGGTTCTATTAATCGAGAACTTCAACAGTTTGCCCAGTTATCACACgagcacttttgttttttcgtCGCATATGTCGGCGGCAGATTGCGAGTCGGATAAAATCAATGATTGGGTCGTGGATTTGTATCCCAAAGgagtttggtttaaaaaatgctACTTGATTGTATGGCAGGGCACGCTGGAGGTGCCTGAAGAGATCATTTCAACAGTGAGATTATCGCTAACTTGTCGCGAACTTTTACAAGCGAAAATTAAAGTCAAAGTTGCCGTATTAATTTACGGCATTCAAGGAGGCGTGGAGCATGTTATGGAAGTCAGAGAAAAAATCCACCATTTCACTAATGACGACAAAGTTATGAATATTGATAATTTAATTCCGTTTTGTGAACTCAATCCGTGCGCTTCAACCAATAGTCATGACAGTCCCTACTTGATTGGACCTAATAGAAATCAGCTCAAACTTAATATAGTTATTACTTCATTAACTTGA